The genomic segment ATCTAGGAATTCACCATCAATAGGTGGAGCCATACCATTTGCTACAGAAGCTTTTCTATTATCTGTAAGGATATTATTATTAAATGCAATGGTGCCATTTTTGGATGTAGCTTTGTTATTAGATGAAATATTGGGAGTAGTATTATTGGATTCAAGACAGGAATCATTATTAGCATTAGTTACAGTAATATTTTCTGCCTCTATATCATCATCATCAAATGAAAAAGATGAAATACACTGACCAAGTGCAATTGGTTCAGACGTAAAGCTTATCATTTCTTCATTTTCATTAGGAGCAAAATCATTTTTAGGTGGTTCATTTTGTTTTCTTTTGGCCATAAGCGTTCTCCTTTACATAGTAGTCTTACTTAGGATATATGTAAAAATGGAGAATATTCTAATATGGTAATATTCTTCACCATATTTATTCTTTAGAATATTACCATAGAAGAATATATATTCTTAAGAATATGCTTGAAAAATGCGGGCTGAAAGGATGCTAGTATAAAAAATAGTATTCATTTTAATGTTATCGTAGATGACAAACCATATATCCATAATAGCAGCGGATAAAGTTTCGCTTATACCCTCAAGGGGCACAATGTCCAGGAGCGTGCAGCCGTTAGCTGCATTTGAAAAAGTGGGAGTGTCACGGATTCTAGCTATCGGATAAATTTTTTGAAGCTGAAATTAAATTATGGAGTGTGTTTTGATATGGTTAAGAATGAAATTAAAATTAAATCAGAAGAAGGAGAAGCATTTGATAAGAAACAAATAGCACTTGCCATTAGAAATTCTACTTTTGATGATGAACTTCAATGTTCTTTAATTACGGAAGGAATACTTAATAAATGTGAATGATGTTCTCTTAAATATATTTGTGATAGCATTGATCAAGTAGTTCAAAACTATATTGATAAGACTACAGCTGTTATTAATAATTTTAATTTTGAATAAGTGGATATAGATTAATATAATTATATAAAAATAAAAACTCCAAGTGAGCCTTGGAGTTTCTATGCTTTGATGCTTTTATAATAATGAGACATATTATTTAGTATTTTCTTTAGAATAGTGTTCTTTTTTAGAATAGCAGTAGAATAGCACATATTCTTTAAATGAGAGTAATCCAAAACTGTATAATTTTTAAAAAATACAAAATCTATAAATTCTTTTTCCTCTCGGGTTAAATTATCTAAAGCCAGTCTTAAATCTTCATAGTCACACATTTCACATAATGATACTTCAGTGGAAATTTCATCTGAAGGAAGATCATTTTCAAAATTATAATGTAAGCTTAATGCTTCATTACCTTCAGTAGAGCTTCTAGATTTTATTCTCTTTATAAGATCCTTTATATTATTTTTAATGGCGTTAGTAGCATAAGCGACAAATCTATGCTTTTTTATATTGTACATTGAAACAGACTTGAAAAGTGATTCAAAGCACTCTTGCTGTATATCATACATGTTATAGCCATCAATAAAGGTTCTTTTAGAAATGTTATAAATTAAAGGTTTAAATTCAGCAGCTAATTTTTCCTTTGCTATTTCATCATTATTTTTGCATTTGATAACTAAAACTTCAATATAATTAAAATCCATGTAAACCTCCTTTAATTCAGTTAAGAGTTTTGGATAAAATCCTCACAAGATTTCTTTAAAAGATTGCTCTAAGAGGTTTATGTAATTTATTGTTTTTGTTATTAAATTTACCTCTACATATAGTATATATGGTTAAAAATCATATAACGTATATGAGTAATTAAAAAAATTAAGAATTATAGGGAGAGATGTAAAATGAGTAATTTTATAATAGCAGTAGGTCATACTGCTAGTGGGAATGTTGGATGTGGAGTTGTTGATAGGCTTGATGAGAGCGATTGCACCAGGATTATAGGGGCTTTAGTTGCAGAGTATTTGCAGCAGAGAGGTCATGGGGTTAATTTACTTAGAATTGATACAAGTAATAGCTATAGCTGTCAGGATTGCTATGAAAGGGCAAGTGAAGCTAATGAGATAGCTAAGACAACAAATGTTGAGTTGTATGCTGAGATTCATATTAATGCAGGGGGAGGGACTGGTCCAGAAGTATTAGTATTTGGAAAATCAGAAGTAGCAAATAAATATGCT from the Clostridium beijerinckii genome contains:
- a CDS encoding sigma-70 family RNA polymerase sigma factor; translated protein: MDFNYIEVLVIKCKNNDEIAKEKLAAEFKPLIYNISKRTFIDGYNMYDIQQECFESLFKSVSMYNIKKHRFVAYATNAIKNNIKDLIKRIKSRSSTEGNEALSLHYNFENDLPSDEISTEVSLCEMCDYEDLRLALDNLTREEKEFIDFVFFKNYTVLDYSHLKNMCYSTAILKKNTILKKILNNMSHYYKSIKA